TTCAGCCAGGGCCGCCGCTACGTGCTGCAGAACGGCCAGGAGTGGGAGCAGATAGATGCCACGCATTATTCCGGTGGCCGCAAGGAAGCCCCGAACGTCAGCATGCGCCCGGGCGTGATGGGGGCCTGGTACATGAAGGTGGACGGGGTGAACGTGCAGCCGAAGGTTCGCCGCACCAAGTAACGCCCGGGCATTCCGACCGCGCCGGATCCATGCCCGGCGGCCATGGTCGCCCGATGGGGCGACCATGGCCCGCGGTCACGCCTGGCGCAATGCGGTCACCCGCTGCGCCAGCTTCTTCGCTGAGATGCCGGTACGTGCGCCCAACTCCTGCGCGAACAGCGATACCCGCAGTTCTTCCAGATCCCAGCGCAGGGCCTGCCACTGCGGCCGCTCGCGCAGCCCCTGCTGCTCACCCACCTCCAGCGCCTCCAGGAACGGATGCAGTTCCAGCATGCGCGCCTGGTCGCGCGGCGGATCACGCTTGGCACGCTCGGTGCGCAGGATCATCGCCTTCAGGTAGCGCGGGTACTGCGCCAGCGCATCGGCAGGCGTATCACGCAGGAACCCGGGGTGGATCAAGCCGACCAGCTGCGCTTCCATATCGTCCAGGTTGCCGCGCGCCCAGCCCATCAACGGCGCCTCCAGCATCGGCTTCAGTTCCGCCACCAGCGCCAGGATGCTTTCGGCCAGCTTCAGTCGCGACATCGCCTCACCGAACAGGGCCTTGGCGGCATGCTCGCGGCGCTGCTCGAAGGCCGCCGCATCGCGGATGTCTTCCAGGCCCTCGGCCAGCACTGCGTTCATCGCCGCATCGACCAGGTCACCGCGCAGGCGCTCCTGCGACTCAATCGCGGCATACAGCAGGCCGGTCTTGGCCCCAACCGGCAACTGCTTGCGTGCCTGCTTCACCTTCTCGGCCAGGGCGATTTCCAGCAGGCGGCGTACGCCCAGCGGATGGGCCTCCTGCGCCTGCTGCCGATCGGCGAAGATGCGCAGCGCAACGCTGTCGCCCTCGTCCAGCAACGCCGGATAGGCCGGTACACCGGCCTCACCAGGCACCTGCAGCGGAACCGGTGTGGCCGGGAACGTGCGCAGGCCATCGGCCGCCATCTCGCGGCCGGCACGTGCAGCGAAGGCATCGCCGGCACGGCCGCCGAACTTCGCGCGCAACGCATCGAGGTCGCGCGAGGTCGCCAGCACCTTGCCCTGTTCGTCGCGCAGGCGCAGATTCATGTGCAGGTGCGGCTCGATCGAACCGGGTTCGAAATCGAGCGCGGTCACCGTGGCGCCGGTGGCGCGTGACAGGAAGCGCGCCAGTTCCCCGGTGATGGCATCGGCGCTGGGCTGCGGGAACGCCTCGTAGAACGCGCGGCCGAAGTCCGGCGCCGGCACGTAGTTGCGACGCATCGCCTTGGGCAGGCTGCGAATCAGTGCCGAGGCCTTGTCGGCAACGAAGCCCGGTGCCAGCCATCCCAGTTGCACCGGGTCCAGCGCATTGAGCAGGTGCAGCGGCACGTCCAGGGTCACGCCGTCATCGTCGGCCCCCGGCTCGAAGCGGTAATGCAGCGGCAGCCGCGCCTGGCCCAGCGCCAGGTACTTCGGATAGCGCTCCTGTTCGCTGCCCTCGCCCGGCAACAGGTCGACCAGCGACCAGTGCAGGGTCTTGCGCTGTTCCGGTGCCAGCCCCTTCCACCAGGTATCCAGACCCGCGGCAGAATGGATCTGCGCCGGCACCCGGTCCAGGTACCAGCGCGCCTGCCAGTCCTCGTCGGCCACGATGCCGGCGCGGCGCAGCTTGGCTTCTTCCTCGCGGGCGATCTCCAGCACTTTCTGGTTGTCGGCCACGAAACTGGCGCGGGTGTTGATCTCGCCGGTCACCAGCGCCTGGCGCACGAAGATGTCATGCGCTTCGCCCGGTTCGATGCGGCCGTAGTGCACCGGCTTTTTCGGTGCCAGCACCAGGCCGAACAGGCTGATCTGCTCGGAGGCCAGCACCTGGCCCTGCGCGCGCGACCAGTGCGGGTCGAAGTGCTTGCGCAGCAGCAGGTGCGGCAACTCGGCGATGACCCAGTCCGGCTCGATCGCGGCCAGGGTCATGCCCCACACCTTCTGCGTATCCAGCAGATTGGCCACCAGCAGCCACGGCGGCGGCCGCTTGGACAGCGCCGAACCCGGGAACGGCAGGAAACGGCGCTGGCGTGGCGCCTGGAAATCGCCCTTCTCGGTGCGATGACCGATCTGCATCGGCAGGCCTGCCACCAGCGCGCGGTGCAGGGTCTGGTAGGCAGCGGCACGCACGCGCTCGCTGAAACCGCCGCCCACCGGCGCCTGTTCCTTCTGTGCACGCACGGCCACTGGCGCCGGCGCCGCTTCGGCCTTGCCTTCGCGGGCCAGGCGCGCGGCACGGTGCAGCTGGCCACGGGTGGCTTTCACTGCGGCGGCATCATCACGCGCCGGGGCCGGTGCACTGCTGCCGGCCAGCAGCGGCGCCATCGAGGCATCACTGGCTTCTTCCTTCCAGCCCAGTTCCTCGCACAGCAGGCGCAGCTGGCGGTGCAGCTCGCGCCACTCGCGCATGCGAAGGAAGCCGAGGAAATGACGGCCGCACCAGTCGCGCAGCTTGGACTGGGTCAGGTCTTCATGGGCCTGCCGATAGGCATCCCACAGGCGCAGCACGCCGACGAACTCGGAACGTCCATCGGCGAACTGCGCATGCGCGCTGTCGGCCGCGCCGCGGGCTTCAGGCGGGCGTTCGCGCGGGTCCTGGATGCCCAGGAACGAGGCGATCACCAGCATCGGCCGCAGGCAGCCGGCGGCCTGCGCGGCGACCAGCATGCGCGCCAGCTTCACGTCCACCGGCAGGCGTGCCATCTGCTTGCCGATGGTGGTCATGCGCCGCTCGGCGTCGATCGCGCCCAGCTCGGTCAGTTGCTGCCAGCCATCGGCCACCGCGCGCTCGTCCGGCGCTTCCAGGAACGGAAACTCTTCGATGCGGCCCAGGCCCAGCTGCAGCATGCGCAGGATCACCCCAGCCAGGCTGGAGCGGCGGATTTCCGGATCGGTGAATTCCGGCCGCGCCTGGAAATCGGCCTCGGCGTACAAGCGGTAACAGATGCCCTCGGCGATACGTCCGCAGCGGCCCTTGCGCTGGTTGGCGCTGGCCTGCGAGATCGGCTCGATGTGCAGGCGGTCCAGCTTGTTGCGCGGACTGTAGCGCTTGACGCGGGCAAAGCCCGGATCGACCACGTAACGGATGCGCGGCACCGTCAGCGAGGTTTCCGCCACGTTGGTGGCCAGCACGATGCGCCGGTTCGGGCCAGGGTTGAACACGCGGTCCTGGTCCTGGTTGGACAGGCGCGCGTACAGCGGCAGTACCTCGGTATTACGGTACTTGCGGCGCTCCAGCGACTGGTGCGCATCGCGGATCTCGCGTTCGCCCGGCAGGAAGATCAGCACGTCGCCGCGCGCATCCAGGCGGGTGATCTCGTCGATGGCCGACACGATGGCGTCGTTGACGGTGCGTTCGCCCTGGTCTTCGCCCTCGCCTTCCAGCGCGCGATAGCGCACTTCCACCGGGTAGGTGCGGCCTTCAACGCTGATCACCGGCGCATTGTCGAAATGCTGGGCGAAGCGTTCGGTGTCGATGGTGGCCGAGGTGACGATCAGCTTCAGGTCCGGGCGCTTGCGCAGCAGCTGCTTCAGGTAGCCCAGCAGGAAGTCGATATTGAGGCTGCGTTCGTGCGCCTCGTCGACGATGATCGTGTCGTAGTTCGACAACCAACGGTCACTGGCGATCTCCGCCAGCAGGATGCCGTCGGTCATGAACTTGATGCGGCTGTCTTCGCTGACCTTGTCGTTGAAGCGCACCTGGTAGCCGACCAGCTGGCCCAGTTCGCTCTGCAGTTCCTGCGCCACGCGGCTGGCCACCGCACGTGCGGCAATCCGTCGCGGCTGGGTGCAGCCGATCATGCCGGCCTGGCCACGGCCCGCGGCCAGGCACAGTTTCGGCAGCTGGGTGGTCTTGCCCGAGCCGGTTTCACCAGCGATCACCACGACCTGGTGGTCGCGGATCAGCCCGATGATGGCATCGGCTTCACGCGCAATCGGCAGCTGCGGGTCCAGAGTAATGGACGGCTGCTGCTGCGCCCGTGTCATCCGGCGCTGCACCGACGCCTGCAAGGCCTGCTCGAAGGTGGCGGCCAGTGCCGCATCCTGTGGCTTGGCCTGGCAACGCGAGAGCATCCCCAGCAAACGGCCCCGGTCGCGGCTCATGGCGCCGTCGATGGCGACGCGCTGTTGGCGCAGGCGGGGCGATGGATTTTTATCGATAGAGTTCATCAATCGGTTCGTTCAAAACTTTGAAAGCGACCAGTCATCACGACCGGTTTATTGTGAAGGCCAACGATTCCACAAGGAGGAACCCCATGGCGAAGACCAAGAGCACGACCAAGGCCAAGACCGGCAAGCAGAAGCTTGCAGCGGCGGCACCGTCGGCGCCGAACATCGATATCGGGATCACCCAGGGCGACCGCAAGAAGATCGCCGACGGTCTGTCGCGCTTCCAGGCCGATGCGTTCACGCTCTACCTGAAGACGCACAACTTCCACTGGAACGTGACCGGGTCGATGTTCAACTCGCTGCACACCATGTTCGAGACGCAGTACACCGAGCAGTGGGCGGCACTGGACGATGTGGCCGAGCGCATCCGCGCGCTGGGCTTCAATGCCCCGGGCTCCTACCGGGAATTCGCTGCGCTGACCTCGATCGCCGAGGAACCGGGCCTGACCGACAGTGCGGACTGGCGTGAAATGGTACGCCAGTTGGTGGTCGCCAACGAAGCGGTCTGCCGTACGGCGCGTGAAGTACTGGACGTTGCGGCCAAGGGTGACGACGCCCCGACCGAGGATCTTATGACCCAGCGCCTGCAGACGCACGAGAAGTACGCCTGGATGCTGCGTTCCCTGCTCCAGTAAGAGTTGGGGGGCTTCGGCAGGGCTGCGCCCTGCACCTGCCGAAGCCTTCAAGCCAGAGCAACGTCAACGTCAAAAGCTTGTTTCCTGAGGGTTGGCGGGGTGGGTCCGGTTGCGGGGGACGCCGTAAATACGTCCATGTAGGCTCGGTCGCGCCATCCATGGCGCTCACGCCCCCGCAACCGGACCCACCCCGCCTTCGACAGATTTCCGCGAACTGCCGGCAAAGCTTGGGGTCAGAGCCGTTTTCCTTCGGAAAACGGCTCTGACCCCATTTTGTTTGTCGATATCTGACAGATTTCATCCACGCATGGCGTGGATCTACTGGCCACCGGGCCAAGTCTGGGGGGAGAGCCCCCTGAGTCAGGGGGCGGCCGCGAAGCGGCGGGGGTCTGGGAGCTGGTAAGTGGGGCCCGCGTTTCGCGCAGCGAAGCGTGGGAGCGGAAGCGCGCATGCGATGGCGCGTTCCCAGGGCGCAGCCCTGCCGAGACACCCCCGCCGGGGTAAACTAGCCGGATGGCTTCCCGTCCCGCGCACGACCTGCTCCAACGCGTCTTTGGTTACGACGATTTCCGTGGTCCCCAGCAGGACATCGTGGAGCATGTGGCTGCCGGTCACGATGCCCTGGTGCTGATGCCCACCGGCGGCGGCAAGTCGCTGTGCTACCAGGTCCCGGCCCTGCTGCGTGACGGTTGCGGCATCGTCATCTCGCCGCTGATCGCGCTGATGCAGGACCAGGTCGAAGCCCTGCGCCAGCTCGGCGTGCGTGCCGAGTACCTGAATTCAACCCTTGATGCCGAGACTGCCGGCCGCGTCGAGCGCGAACTGCTCGCCGGCGAGCTGGACATGCTCTATGTCGCCCCGGAGCGACTGCTGACCGGTCGTTTCCTGTCGCTGCTGTCGCGCAGCCAGATCGCCCTGTTCGCCATCGACGAAGCGCACTGCGTGTCGCAGTGGGGCCATGATTTCCGCCCCGAGTACCGCCAGCTGACCGTGTTGCACGAGCGTTGGCCGCAGATCCCGCGGATCGCGCTGACCGCCACCGCTGATCCGCCGACCCAGCGCGAGATCGCCGAGCGCCTGGACCTGCAGGAAGCGCGACATTTCGTCAGCTCCTTCGACCGCCCCAACATCCGCTACACCGTGGTGCAGAAGGACAACGCGCGCAAGCAGCTGACCGATTTCCTGCGCAGCCACCGTGGCGAGGCCGGCATCGTCTACTGCATGTCACGGCGCAAGGTCGAGGAGACCGCTGAATTCCTCTGCGGCCAGGGCTTCAACACCCTGCCCTACCACGCCGGCCTGCCGCCGGACGTGCGCGCCAACAACCAGCGCCGCTTCCTGCGCGAAGACGGCATCGTGATGTGCGCCACCATCGCCTTCGGCATGGGCATCGACAAGCCGGACGTGCGCTTCGTCGCGCATACCGACCTGCCCAAGTCGATGGAAGGCTACTACCAGGAAACCGGCCGCGCCGGGCGCGATGGCGAGGCCGCCGAGGCATGGCTGTGCTACGGCCTGGGTGATGTGGTGCTGCTGAAGCAGATGATCGAGCAGTCCGAGGCCGGCGAAGAGCGCAAGCAGCTGGAGCGGGCCAAGCTCGACCATCTGCTGGGCTACTGCGAATCCATGCAATGCCGCCGCCAGGTGCTGCTGGCCGGCTTCGGCGAGACCTACCCCAAGCCCTGCGGCAACTGCGACAACTGCCTGACGCCGCCGGCCTCGTGGGACGCGACCATTCCGGCACAGAAGGCGCTGAGCTGCGTCTACCGCAGCGGCCAGCGCTTCGGCGTCGGCCACCTGATCGACATCCTGCGCGGCAGCGAGAACGAGAAGGTAAGGCAGCAGGGCCACGACAAGCTCAGCACCTATGCCATCGGTCGCGATCTGGATGCGCGCACCTGGCGCAGCGTGTTCCGCCAGCTGGTCGCCGCCAGCCTGCTGGAAGTGGACAGCGAGGGCCACGGCGGCCTTCGCCTGACCGACGCCAGCCGCGACGTGCTGACCGGTCGACGCCAGATCAGCATGCGCCGCGACCCGGCCAGCAGCACCAGCGGACGCGAGCGCAGTGCGCAGCGCACCGGGCTGTCGGTGCTGCCGCAGGACCTGGCCCTGTTCAACGCGCTGCGCGGCCTGCGCGCCGAACTGGCCCGCGAACAGAACGTACCGGCGTTCGTGATCTTCCACGACAGCACCCTGCGCAACATCGCCGAGCAGCGCCCGACGAGCCTGGATGAACTGGCCCGGGTCGGCGGCATCGGCGGCACCAAGCTGAGCCGCTATGGCCCGCGCCTGGTCGAGATCGTGCGCGAAGAAGGCTAGCAGCGGGCTCGGCTCTACATTGGTGCAGGTCCAACCTTGAACCAGCCATTCAGCTGGAAGTGCATCGGCGCCCGCTTGCGGCTAGATTAGCGCCATGTCCCTGGCCTCGACCCTGCTCCGCGTCGTGCTCATGCTCAGCCTGTTGCTCAACGGGCTGAACGCGGCCATGGCCAGTGGTCACGAAGACATGGGCCGGATGGCGCACGCCGTGGCCGCCGCTGTTGATGGCGGCGCCCCCGACTGCCACCACCACGCCGGCATGCAGGCCGACCCGGCCCCGCAGGCCAAGTCCCCGGCCCACGACGCCCACTGCCAGATCAAGGACTGCGTACGCAGCTGCGCCCAGCACCCGCTGCTGGTGGTGCAGCCGTTGCCGTTCATGGCCGGACCGGCGCTGTCGCTGGCCCCGCAGCCGATGCCGGCCACCGGTCGGCCGGCGCCGCCGCTGCCGCCGATCTCTCGCCCTCCCATCGGCTGATTCCACACGCACCGTGCGCGCTGCGCACCGTAGCCGGCCGCCTGCCGGCGTCTTCACGTGTCTGGAGTCACCACCATGAATACCCGCATTCCCCCCGGTCCGGGCGCTGTGCCCATGCCGTCGCGCCGCCTGTTCGTGCAGGGCCTGGCCGCCGGCGGCGTGGTTGCCGGCATTTCTGCTGTCGGCGTGCCGCAGCGCGCGCTCGCCGCCGCTACTGCCGTCCCCCGCCTGGCCGGCGCCCCCGCCGTGCTCAGCGACACCCGCATCGAACTGGCCATCGGCGAATCGCTGGCCAACTTCACCGGCCGCACCCGCCCCGCGATCACTGTCAAT
The sequence above is a segment of the Stenotrophomonas maltophilia genome. Coding sequences within it:
- the hrpA gene encoding ATP-dependent RNA helicase HrpA, with the protein product MNSIDKNPSPRLRQQRVAIDGAMSRDRGRLLGMLSRCQAKPQDAALAATFEQALQASVQRRMTRAQQQPSITLDPQLPIAREADAIIGLIRDHQVVVIAGETGSGKTTQLPKLCLAAGRGQAGMIGCTQPRRIAARAVASRVAQELQSELGQLVGYQVRFNDKVSEDSRIKFMTDGILLAEIASDRWLSNYDTIIVDEAHERSLNIDFLLGYLKQLLRKRPDLKLIVTSATIDTERFAQHFDNAPVISVEGRTYPVEVRYRALEGEGEDQGERTVNDAIVSAIDEITRLDARGDVLIFLPGEREIRDAHQSLERRKYRNTEVLPLYARLSNQDQDRVFNPGPNRRIVLATNVAETSLTVPRIRYVVDPGFARVKRYSPRNKLDRLHIEPISQASANQRKGRCGRIAEGICYRLYAEADFQARPEFTDPEIRRSSLAGVILRMLQLGLGRIEEFPFLEAPDERAVADGWQQLTELGAIDAERRMTTIGKQMARLPVDVKLARMLVAAQAAGCLRPMLVIASFLGIQDPRERPPEARGAADSAHAQFADGRSEFVGVLRLWDAYRQAHEDLTQSKLRDWCGRHFLGFLRMREWRELHRQLRLLCEELGWKEEASDASMAPLLAGSSAPAPARDDAAAVKATRGQLHRAARLAREGKAEAAPAPVAVRAQKEQAPVGGGFSERVRAAAYQTLHRALVAGLPMQIGHRTEKGDFQAPRQRRFLPFPGSALSKRPPPWLLVANLLDTQKVWGMTLAAIEPDWVIAELPHLLLRKHFDPHWSRAQGQVLASEQISLFGLVLAPKKPVHYGRIEPGEAHDIFVRQALVTGEINTRASFVADNQKVLEIAREEEAKLRRAGIVADEDWQARWYLDRVPAQIHSAAGLDTWWKGLAPEQRKTLHWSLVDLLPGEGSEQERYPKYLALGQARLPLHYRFEPGADDDGVTLDVPLHLLNALDPVQLGWLAPGFVADKASALIRSLPKAMRRNYVPAPDFGRAFYEAFPQPSADAITGELARFLSRATGATVTALDFEPGSIEPHLHMNLRLRDEQGKVLATSRDLDALRAKFGGRAGDAFAARAGREMAADGLRTFPATPVPLQVPGEAGVPAYPALLDEGDSVALRIFADRQQAQEAHPLGVRRLLEIALAEKVKQARKQLPVGAKTGLLYAAIESQERLRGDLVDAAMNAVLAEGLEDIRDAAAFEQRREHAAKALFGEAMSRLKLAESILALVAELKPMLEAPLMGWARGNLDDMEAQLVGLIHPGFLRDTPADALAQYPRYLKAMILRTERAKRDPPRDQARMLELHPFLEALEVGEQQGLRERPQWQALRWDLEELRVSLFAQELGARTGISAKKLAQRVTALRQA
- a CDS encoding Dps family protein; this translates as MAKTKSTTKAKTGKQKLAAAAPSAPNIDIGITQGDRKKIADGLSRFQADAFTLYLKTHNFHWNVTGSMFNSLHTMFETQYTEQWAALDDVAERIRALGFNAPGSYREFAALTSIAEEPGLTDSADWREMVRQLVVANEAVCRTAREVLDVAAKGDDAPTEDLMTQRLQTHEKYAWMLRSLLQ
- the recQ gene encoding DNA helicase RecQ, which produces MASRPAHDLLQRVFGYDDFRGPQQDIVEHVAAGHDALVLMPTGGGKSLCYQVPALLRDGCGIVISPLIALMQDQVEALRQLGVRAEYLNSTLDAETAGRVERELLAGELDMLYVAPERLLTGRFLSLLSRSQIALFAIDEAHCVSQWGHDFRPEYRQLTVLHERWPQIPRIALTATADPPTQREIAERLDLQEARHFVSSFDRPNIRYTVVQKDNARKQLTDFLRSHRGEAGIVYCMSRRKVEETAEFLCGQGFNTLPYHAGLPPDVRANNQRRFLREDGIVMCATIAFGMGIDKPDVRFVAHTDLPKSMEGYYQETGRAGRDGEAAEAWLCYGLGDVVLLKQMIEQSEAGEERKQLERAKLDHLLGYCESMQCRRQVLLAGFGETYPKPCGNCDNCLTPPASWDATIPAQKALSCVYRSGQRFGVGHLIDILRGSENEKVRQQGHDKLSTYAIGRDLDARTWRSVFRQLVAASLLEVDSEGHGGLRLTDASRDVLTGRRQISMRRDPASSTSGRERSAQRTGLSVLPQDLALFNALRGLRAELAREQNVPAFVIFHDSTLRNIAEQRPTSLDELARVGGIGGTKLSRYGPRLVEIVREEG
- a CDS encoding CopL family metal-binding regulatory protein — its product is MSLASTLLRVVLMLSLLLNGLNAAMASGHEDMGRMAHAVAAAVDGGAPDCHHHAGMQADPAPQAKSPAHDAHCQIKDCVRSCAQHPLLVVQPLPFMAGPALSLAPQPMPATGRPAPPLPPISRPPIG